The Chitinophaga pinensis DSM 2588 region GCCTTCATCATCTCCAGTTCTTTGAGTTTCGTTTCTCTGATGTCCGGTTTTAATGTAGGCTCCGCCTCCTGGAACTTGGACACTTTCGCCTGAAATTCAGTCACCAGTTCCTGGCCGTCTTTCGCCAGTTCCTGCTGATAAACCTGTAGTGTATCAAATGCTTTTTTTGCTTCCGGCATACCGGTGATCAACTGTTGCATATTAATATAGGCAATCTTCGTTTGGGCAAATCCTGTTGATGAAATAAATACCGTGAATACAGCT contains the following coding sequences:
- a CDS encoding OmpH family outer membrane protein, producing MLRKCTLALALAVFTVFISSTGFAQTKIAYINMQQLITGMPEAKKAFDTLQVYQQELAKDGQELVTEFQAKVSKFQEAEPTLKPDIRETKLKELEMMKANIEQYNARMEQRMAEREQQLTAPIIAKAKKAVSDLAAEKGFACVLDNSKDIVITATCEDLLPAAKQKLGIK